The DNA region GATctaatgccttattctaaaacTAGCTCAGACTGAGTGAATCAAGTCAGCACCAGCCACAGTGGCTTATCGGTGTTCCTCTCAGTTTGGTGCAGTGTTATCCAGGGGTAAAGCCATTTGATTATCATAAACACAAAATCTGGTCAATACTCTTAATGTAttctttattaagaaaagaaatatcagagCACGGGATTAACCATTCAAACCAATGAAAATGGGAATTCGTCTAAAactaaaagcaaattttaatcaAATTGCTGTATCTAGAGCTACTTGCAATAAAATTCATTTGAGACACAATTTTCCTGAGTATAAAGACATATACAGCataaattatatacacatatatacacttgtATATACAAacatgcataaatatatacatgtgaatATTAATGTATGTCCATgtttgaatgtatgtgtgtgtagatatataaaatttaaaatacaatagtTGCTTCTCAGCTAGAGTCACCCTTACCCCAAAATATCTCATTTCATTGATTGTGGAAAGTCTAAATGTCCTCCTAATGGCTCCTGCAAGTTCCTGGGGAATTGGTGTCCTAGCTATAACTTCCTGTCTCTTCTAAGTTACTTTAATTCAGATGTCATCCCACAATCTCTAACTTTTGTGGTCCCCTGTCCTGTGCTAACACAGGAATATAACTTAAACTTTTCCATTAATTTTCatccaaataaaaagcaaaaccaaaaataaaaattaaaagccacCTTTATGTAAGAAAACTGTAAATGTGgctgattttaaaatagttcCTTAGCCCTGTACATTTACAAAACTGAGAGATCTAGCTTTCTGCCCCACTATAATGTCATAGTTCTTTATTCTCTCCTTCctcattcctttcttccctccctgcatCTGTCTGTCCCTTCCTCATTTTATGTCCCTCACTCCGTCTCTCCTTTTATATCCTAATCTCTACTGTTTTCTTGGCTTTTCCCCTTCACCAGCAGATTGGCTATTACAGTACTTTCTGTGAGTTTAGCTCATGTTCTCAGGATCCTGTTTTCTACCTCAAGTAGCTAAATTAAACAATTTTCTCAGACAGTATCCTTCCTAAGAGAAATTCTGCAGCCagctgttaaaagaaaatgctttttaaaatccttaCTACATTATGTATAGCCAAGTtgataaaattgtaatttttcaaaTTGTTCTTTCACCTTGATtcgaaaaataattaataatcttTCAACATCATCTAATAATACATTATTCTACTATAAGACCTCTAAATAAAACCTGCATTCGACTTATgaaaatttatcaaaaaaaaGTTCAGTCTTATCGGGGAATTGGTGTAATCATGTAAGCACTTATGATCATGCTCATGaattctgaactttttttttaacagtcagcTGTTACATTCACCAAATGATTTAAACTATAACTTTGAATTGGGGGTTGTTGAAAAGCTAAGAGCTTATGCCTGCTGTGTTTTATACAAAACATAGGAAAGAAAGTTTGGCTTTGTTCTTCTTCAAAAAAAATCCCCCACACAATTAATATGTTTTCAGGTAGATAGTTGAAGAATGTCCGTTTACAGTTTAAGGCGGAAAATTAAATGTGACTTCAAAATCACTTCTTAGGAAACAGGCTGCTACTGCCACCTGGGGGAGATTCTCTCCACTTCATTCAAGAAACCCAATGCGCTTATTAGATGAAGGATGCCAGTTCATGTTTTCCTTGTCAGAGCCACACAGGAAGAAGTCTTTTTAACTCTCTGCCCATGAAGTCATAAGGTGTTCCAGATGTCTCCAAGTTTCCTTCACccagaaatacaaatttcatagacttttttaaaaatgcaagagaAGATGAATCAGAATATAACCATGCTACAGTTTCTATATCTTAAAGCACCAAGAAAGTATTTTGGATTAGTATGGAAATAAACTAAGaagtagaaaacataaaatttgagttttcaataagaaaataaaacccaagtttttaagaaaaactgtATTTGACTTCAAGTTATAGTTAATTTTACTCCTTTCCTAAATATACTTAATTAATATGAAGGCTACATGTGCTGATATAATCATCCCACTGATTTCATAAATTAGGATAAAATAATACACTTTAATTATATGAAAGTAGCAAAAAGAgttatcttaaaaatttaaacagtaTTATGGTCTAAATACTGAAGTGAAATCATGATCTAATTGTAGATCATGAAAAAATTGTAATCATTGCTATAGAACATCTAATTTATGTTTAATACTCATCTTGCATTTCTTTATGCTATAAATAAGTTGCTACCTATAAAAATgcactaaataaaaaaatttaattctgaaaatAGAATGTTTCAGTacctattaaaattacaaacatgTCAGGTGACATAAAAATCAGTGCCTATTAGGTGAAGACAATTCATCACTTATAAAGAGGATGTCTGGTAATAGattaactaaataaaatacatacgGTGTCAGTCCCCGTGTGGTACAATAATACTATCAGATGGTGAAAGTTCATATGAAAGAACAACCGTGCCAGGGTGAGAGACGTCTTTGTTAAGAAAGCATTTTCAAGACTTGAAAAGGTACGTGAAATATAGCAAATGGATTGGGATTGCataattaattttctaaaattattacaCCCCTGATTCAAGCATAAAAAGAAATTGCATCTCAGTGCAGTTGATACCACTGAATGAGCTGGGAGAGCTAGTGTGAACTGGAGGGACCCCCCAACTGAGTGTCTTTTTGTGGAAATATGAAGCTCCCTCAAGGTCTTCTCATTAGGGTGTGGATATAATGGAGTGAGGGGCATTAAAAGACAAGAAGGACCTGCAGTACTTAAAACTGTGTACGAGacataagcaaaaataataaatatgaaatattaaaatatctttatttctgaatcCACAGCTTGGGCAGTTTTAGCAATTGACCAGTAACTCTGCTTATAAATGTGGTGAAAATAATTGATGACTTTAAAATGCTATAGGGGGCATATGCTGCGCACAAAAGATCGGCCACTGTACAAGTATTGTACATGGAATAGACTCTCCCAAGATTCTCCTCCCTTCTAACTGAGCTGCCCAATGTGttaggcttttctttctttattaaagaGCCAGCACATTACACTAATAGCCATAGagataatttattaattattttatagcaGAAATTGcaagtagtttttattttcaccAGTTGTTCCcaggttgtaaaaaaaaaaaaaaaggtaaacagaaACAGAAGTCTTATTTAACATTATTTGTATTTCATAGGAAGAAGCAttcagaaaatcagaaaagatgatttttttgCAGATGCCACTTGTGTATTCAGGCGGTGGGTCAGGAAGTGGGAAGATGGGGGATGTTATTAAAAATGCAAGAAGGGCTGTTTCTTACACTGTCTTATTCTTACTTTTCCAATAGTGAATAACTTTTAAATACTACTTCTAGCTTTGTCCCTGAGCTCAAGAACTTCAACACCTTTTCCTAAACCAACTCACCTGCCACATTGATGAGTTAACATATTCCTCCTAAACATGGTTTATATGATCTTCATGTAATTTGGGatgtttttcctcattttctgcaATTACTGTTTCTTAAACCCTTTCTTATCTGTATTtaacttctctctcctttctcattGTAAACTAATGATATTATTTCCACATTCCCTTCTGTCACTGTGGCATCTCCATTTTAGTGGAGCACTCCTCCTCCATGCTTTAGTCACTAcgaatgaaaggaaaacaaatctaaaATCGTACTTGTAGTGCTCCAGGCCAGGTAAGAAACCTTACGTTGGGAGAATGTAGAAGCCTGATTATGTATGCTATGCCTCTGTTTTCCCACAGCCATGACAGACCCCAATAAGATGATCATCAACTTGGCCCTCTTTGGCATGACTCAGAGTGGAAAAAGTTCTGCTGGAAACATTCTGCTGGGAAGCACAGACTTTCACAGCATCTTTGCTCCATGTTCTGTGACCATATGTTGTACCCTGGGCCGCAGTTGTCACCTCCACAGCTTCATGCGTCGAGCAGGGCGAGAGGTGGCCCTGCAAGTCCAGGTGTTGGACACTCCAGGTTATCCACACAGCAGGCTGAGCAACGAGCATGTGAAACGGGAAGTCAAAGAGGCTCTGGCACATCACTTCGGGCAAGAGGGTCTCAACCTCGCACTCCTGGTTCAGAGAGCAGATGTGCCTTTCTGTGGGAAGGAAGTAACTTACCCAGTCCAGATGATCCAGGTAATACAAAGATGCAATTGCACTAATGCCATTATTACCTCTTGGAGGACATTATCCTCATAGTAAAGAACCATGaactggtaaaaataataattaaaacaaccAAGTGCTGGTCACCTAAGAATAGtcagtaaaaattatttgattttcccAAGTCCTTTTTATGACTTCCTTTAGAGGAACCCAATCAAGTTATTTTACAACTGGTTTGTAGACAAACAAAATGAGATATTAAAACTTCAGAGGTTAACCAAGCCTGAACCCCAAGAACCAAAAACCCAAATAAGTTTGTAAAGTGTGGTCCCTGAACTGTCTGCATCAGAATCAACTGGGCTGTTTGCTAAAGAAGATTGATCCAAAACCTTCTGAAACAGAATCTCAAGAGTGGAGTCTGCATATCTGTATTTTAATGACTTTTCATGTATTTCTCAAAAACAGTCAGGTCTTAGAACCACTGAATTTCAACATGGACTTGCATCCATTCAGCATTAAAGGGACAATTTCTTATACAGTTCACCAAGAAATGGTGCTCATTCATAGACCTGGTCATTGAATACTCCCTTGAGCATCTGCACAGTGCTTAATGACTGGTAAATGAGACATGAGCCCTTCCTTTAAAAAGTTTACAGTCTAGAAGAGGAAAATTAGATAAACCAGAATAAGACAATGCATTAAGTGCCAAAATAGTATAATGTATGAGAGAGGGCTTCATCAGACTTAAGTCATAGTGAGCATTCAAGGGAGAGTTATGCATTGTTTATAGGAAAACAATTCAGAACTTCAGATTCTTGCCTTGTCTCATCAGCTATAACATAAGTGACTGCTCCATTCTAGCCATAAGAAAACCACAGGGAGCTTAGGTTGAGCATAAATAACACATGCCACCTTTCCCTAGTGGTCTACTCCTATTCGTTTGTTCATTCATTATCAGTCACTAAGTTGGAGGCTTATTCAGCCAGTCTCCAGGAGAGGAGCTGGATACGAGGCCTGGACATGACCACAGCTAGGAGATGGAGGGAAGTGggagtttgtatgtgtgtgtgtgtgtgtacgtgtgtgtgtgtgtgtgtgtgtgtgtgtgtgtatgtgtatgtgatatGTTTGAGCAAACCCTGTGTAGAATATTACTAACAATTCCTGGAAACTCTTCATTGAGCTG from Callithrix jacchus isolate 240 chromosome 3, calJac240_pri, whole genome shotgun sequence includes:
- the GIMD1 gene encoding GTPase IMAP family member GIMD1, which translates into the protein MLCLCFPTAMTDPNKMIINLALFGMTQSGKSSAGNILLGSTDFHSIFAPCSVTICCTLGRSCHLHSFMRRAGREVALQVQVLDTPGYPHSRLSNEHVKREVKEALAHHFGQEGLNLALLVQRADVPFCGKEVTYPVQMIQELLGHAWMNYTAILFTHAEKIEEAGLNEDKYLHEVSDTLITLLNSIQHKYVFHYKKGKSLNEQRMKILERIMEFIKENGYQVLTFK